TCTTCGTAGGCTGCAGCAGCTCTTCCTCCGATGAAAATCAGATCAGGTTGGACTTCATAGACTTTCTCAAAGTCTGGCTCGTGTAAGCTCCCGACCACTGAGTATGAATCATTCTCATAGAGGGAGAGATGTTCGGGGAGTTTTGCACCTCTACCAATTCCAAAGACCTCAATGCCAACAGAGTCCAGAATATCCAAAGCTCCCAGGTCATAGACCAGTATTCGGTCTGGATTCTCTGGTGTTTCGGTTGTTCCTAGCCCATGGGTGACGGTCACCAATGTACGGTTTTCTTTCTGGGGTTGTTCTTCCATGCCTTGTGCAACAATGGATGGCAGTAACAAACAGCTTGTCAGTAACAAGACACATATACGCTTAATCATACGTTGTTCTCCTTGTATGTATGAATGTATTCCGGCTATCCGGATATTTGCTTACAGATGATAAAGGCAGTATGGCCTGCCGTTCTGGCTTACTACGGGTATATGAATCCCATAGATTTTGTAGAGATGCTCACTGGTGATGATCTCCTTTGTCTTGCCGTGTTTGTAGAGAGATCCATCTCTCATGGCAATGATGGCATCTGAGTAACACGCCGCAAAATTTATGTCATGCAGAACGAGGACAACGGTTCTTTGATAATCATCCACAAGACGTCGAAGGAGTTTCATGATATGGATCGAGTGAACCATATCCAGATTGTTCAGAGGTTCATCAAGTAAGATGTACTTGGTGTCTTGTGCTATGACCATGGCAATATAGGCTCGCTGACGTTCTCCACCTGAAATCTCATCAATATAGTTATTCTGCAATGCAGTCATATCCATATACGCGAGAGCTTGGTCGACCTTCCTCTGGTCTTCTTCGGTCAATCGAGTTTTGCTGTAGGGATACCTGCCGAATGCAACAAGTTCGCGAACACGCAACCTTACTGAAAAATGATTTGTCTGTCTTAGGATGGAAAGACGCTTAGCTAATTCTGCCCCCATGTAGGAAGCGATAGCCGTTCCCTCAAGGTAGAATTCTCCTTGTCCATCGAGCAATCGTCCTACCATAGAGAGGAGTGTGCTTTTTCCTGCCCCATTGGAACCGATGAGTGTGGTGAGCGTATTTGGCTCAATTTTTACGGAGACGCTTTTAACTACTTCATGGTTTCCGTATTGTTTTCTTGCATTGGATATATCAATCATATATTGCTCCTTTTCATGAGAATTACCAAGAAATAGATACCGCCTATACCATGGATGAGAACGCTGATGGGTGTATTAAGATGGAATACCCTTTCAACCAGGAATTGTCCTCCCACGAGAGCTGTCATGGATAGCAGACTGGTGACTGGAAAGAGCATTGAATGCCGATAGGTCTGGGAAATCTGTCTCCCAAGACTTACCGCTATCAGCCCAAGGAAGGTGACCGGGCCTACCAAGGCTGTGGAGAGTGCAGTACAAATGGCAACAAACACCAGGAAAAGACGAGAAGCACGATTATAGGAGACCCCAAGAGTGAGCGAGACATCTTTACCCAAGGACAGTACATCAAGTGTTGCCATATGAGGTAGCAGGAAACAAAGAGAAATGCCAAATACGATAGCAGATATTCCCAGAAGCGAACTGTTTATCATATTAAAGGATGCAAACATACGTGACTGCACTGTCAAAAACTCGTTTGGGTCGATAAGCAACTGGAAGAATGAGGATATGCCTCCAAAGAGTTGGCCAAACATCATTCCCAGAAGCAAAACAAGCGATACTCCAATTGTTTTCTTGCCCAACAGCAATGAGAACAAGAGAAGACTGAAAAGTATCATAACACCAAGCGAAATCAGGTAGTCAGTCAAACGATTCATCATAACCAAACCTGTGGAACCAAGAAAGAATACAGTCATGGTCTGTATCAAGAGATAGAGACTATCCAATCCCAATATGCTTGGTGTCAGAATGGTATTGCCGCTCACTGTCTGAAACACCGTTGTAGAGAGTGCGATTGCTGTACCGGTAAGGCATAGTGCTGCCAACTTCACACCTCTTCTAGGCAGATGAAAACGGAGTGTTTCTGCGCTGATTTCCCAGAGCAAGAAGGTGAGCACCACACCCAAGAAGAGCAACAGTAGGTAGAGGATTTTACGGTTATGCTGCATGGTGTCTCCTGTAGAATAGAAATCCAATGAAGAGCACACACCCAAGTACTGATGCTGTTACCCCAATGGGGATTTCGAATGGATGGATAAGGAGACGGCTGAGGGTGTCACAGACGAGGAGGAAAAGTCCTCCACTGAATGCTATTGTCCAGATGTTTTTCTCAAGGTTGTCTCCCTTGAAAAGACTTACCATATTGGGAATCACCAACCCTACAAACGGGATGACGCCGACTATTACCAGTACCAAAGCACTGATGACACTGACAATGACCAAACCAATTTGAACAGTTACCATGTACCGTACACCCAATGTGCTTGCTACGTCCTTTCCCATTGCCACAACGGTAAATCGATTGGCAAACAGTGCTGCAATGATGAAGCAGGGGATACTGATATACAGTATCTCATATCTTCCTTTCAGAATGAGTGCGAAATTTCCCTGGACCCAGGACTGGAGACTCTGTATGAGGTCCATCTGATAGGCAATATAGGTACTCAATGCATTGATAATGTTTCCGTACAAGATCCCGATCAGAGGAACAACCATGGGTTCTTTCAGCCTAAGTTTTCTTAACAAGTATAAAAATGAGAGTGTTCCTAGGAATGCAAAGAGAAAGGTAAACAATGACTTGGAAAATAGCGAAGATGTAGGAAATAACATCATGGCAGTCAACAGACCAAGTTTTGCCCATTCGGTTGTGGAACCGGTTGAAGGGGTTACAAAGCGATTGCTGGTAAGTAGCTGCATAATTGCTCCAGCTGTTGCAAGACTCATTCCACTGATCAAGAGACTGATGACTCTTGGCAACCTGCTTACGAATAAAAGGTGCATGGTGGATGAGTCCATGGAGAGTATTCCTTGTAGCTCAAGCGGAATTACTCCAATAAAGAGAGAAAATATGCTGAATATGAGTACACTAATGGGTAGTACAAACCGACTCATGGAAACTCCTTGCTGTCTGATTCTTGACGAGGAAAGCCTAAGAATCTAATATAGTTAGCTATGTCTAACAAAAAAGAGCCTAGCGTATTGCTCGGATATAAGCTGGTACTGAATTATCAAACTTTGGAGCAAGTTACCCAATGAACAGGAAATTGAAACAGAGCCTTGAGGATTTTTGTGCCATGACACACCTTTCTGGTGCGTTGTTTGACATAGATGCAACGTGCCTTGGAGTAGCTGGAAACAATCCTGTCATACCAGCAGATGCACAGAGATGGGTAGACAGCTTTTCTCATTCTCCGTCGAAACAGCATGAGGTACTGATGTATGACGGTGCAATCAGTGTAGTATGCCATATCGATATGAATGCTCCTAATCATGGATATGGAGTATTCTGGGGAATCCCGCTTCCTCCTTCTGGTGACAACTCCCTTGTCTCGCTCTTGTGTACCATGTTCCAGTCATTGGTACATGTACAAAGATGTGCACTGAAGCCACTTCTACCAAATGTACTACAATATAGTAGGAGAATTCAGTTGGTGATCAAGGAGTTGGAAGCTAATATTGAGGAACCAGTGGAGCTTGAAACATTGGCAAGATTGGCATCCTTGCAAAAAAATTCGCTCTGTCGGTTGTTTAAGCAGGAGACAGGATATTGCATCAGTGAATATCGTAATCGTCTACGAATTCAGGTGGGTGCACGGTTACTCTCTGACCCCTCATTGTCGGTATTGGATATTTCTGTTTCCTGTGGTTTTTCAGATCAGGCATATTTTTCAAGAGTTTTTAGAAACATGTTGGGTAACAGTCCTCAAGAATACCGAAGAACAATCCCTGCGTATTGCACGGAATATGTAAATAAAAAATCAGCATCATGATTGAAGGCAGGCCTGATTCAGTTGAACAATGGAAGCAGTAACAGAATTACTGAAAAATCAACACTAGCTAATATCATGTTATATAGAATGTTGTGAGTTTCGAGGATCCGTACTTGGAAATTATTACCAAAACCTACTGGACAGAGGTAAGGAAGTCCTGTATAGTCGCTTCTTGTCGGCCTACGCCGGCCGCCGGAAAGCTTCCTCGGGAGCTTTGGAAAAAAGGCTCACAAGGGCCTTGACGGACAGGCGGCAAATCGGGTAAGTTGACCGAGCGCCTCCCGAGAGGGGGAGCGGGAAGATTTATGAAAGCAGAGCGCAGGGAAGAGATGAGAATAGGAAGGAAGCAACCCTTGAGGGGCTTCCCAGTCAATTCACAAGAAATGAGAACGATAGTTGAAAAGCTACGTTCGTGCGAGAATTACAGGGAAAACTTATAA
This sequence is a window from uncultured Sphaerochaeta sp.. Protein-coding genes within it:
- a CDS encoding ATP-binding cassette domain-containing protein codes for the protein MIDISNARKQYGNHEVVKSVSVKIEPNTLTTLIGSNGAGKSTLLSMVGRLLDGQGEFYLEGTAIASYMGAELAKRLSILRQTNHFSVRLRVRELVAFGRYPYSKTRLTEEDQRKVDQALAYMDMTALQNNYIDEISGGERQRAYIAMVIAQDTKYILLDEPLNNLDMVHSIHIMKLLRRLVDDYQRTVVLVLHDINFAACYSDAIIAMRDGSLYKHGKTKEIITSEHLYKIYGIHIPVVSQNGRPYCLYHL
- a CDS encoding iron chelate uptake ABC transporter family permease subunit: MQHNRKILYLLLLFLGVVLTFLLWEISAETLRFHLPRRGVKLAALCLTGTAIALSTTVFQTVSGNTILTPSILGLDSLYLLIQTMTVFFLGSTGLVMMNRLTDYLISLGVMILFSLLLFSLLLGKKTIGVSLVLLLGMMFGQLFGGISSFFQLLIDPNEFLTVQSRMFASFNMINSSLLGISAIVFGISLCFLLPHMATLDVLSLGKDVSLTLGVSYNRASRLFLVFVAICTALSTALVGPVTFLGLIAVSLGRQISQTYRHSMLFPVTSLLSMTALVGGQFLVERVFHLNTPISVLIHGIGGIYFLVILMKRSNI
- a CDS encoding iron chelate uptake ABC transporter family permease subunit; translated protein: MSRFVLPISVLIFSIFSLFIGVIPLELQGILSMDSSTMHLLFVSRLPRVISLLISGMSLATAGAIMQLLTSNRFVTPSTGSTTEWAKLGLLTAMMLFPTSSLFSKSLFTFLFAFLGTLSFLYLLRKLRLKEPMVVPLIGILYGNIINALSTYIAYQMDLIQSLQSWVQGNFALILKGRYEILYISIPCFIIAALFANRFTVVAMGKDVASTLGVRYMVTVQIGLVIVSVISALVLVIVGVIPFVGLVIPNMVSLFKGDNLEKNIWTIAFSGGLFLLVCDTLSRLLIHPFEIPIGVTASVLGCVLFIGFLFYRRHHAA
- a CDS encoding helix-turn-helix domain-containing protein is translated as MNRKLKQSLEDFCAMTHLSGALFDIDATCLGVAGNNPVIPADAQRWVDSFSHSPSKQHEVLMYDGAISVVCHIDMNAPNHGYGVFWGIPLPPSGDNSLVSLLCTMFQSLVHVQRCALKPLLPNVLQYSRRIQLVIKELEANIEEPVELETLARLASLQKNSLCRLFKQETGYCISEYRNRLRIQVGARLLSDPSLSVLDISVSCGFSDQAYFSRVFRNMLGNSPQEYRRTIPAYCTEYVNKKSAS